One region of Populus trichocarpa isolate Nisqually-1 chromosome 4, P.trichocarpa_v4.1, whole genome shotgun sequence genomic DNA includes:
- the LOC7472613 gene encoding probable galacturonosyltransferase 14 produces MQLHISPSMRSITISSSGNNGFIDSMKIKVAARHISYRTLFHTILILAFLLPFVFILTALVTLEGVNKCSSFDCLGRRLGPRLLGRVDDSGRLVKDFYKILNQVKNEEIPDGVKLPASFNHLVSEMKNNQYDARTFAFMLRAMMEKLEREIRESKFAELMNKHFAASSIPKSIHCLSLRLTDEYSSNAHARTQLPSPEFLPLLSDNSYHHFVLSTDNILAASVVVTSTVQSSLKPDRIVFHIITDKKTYAGMHSWFALNPASPAIVEVKGVHQFDWLTRENVPVLEAVENHNGIRDYYHGNHIAGANLSDTTPRRFASKLQARSPKYISLLNHLRIYIPELFPNLDKVVFLDDDVVIQHDLSPLWEIDLQGKVNGAVETCKGEDEWVMSKHLKNYFNFSHPLIAKNLDPDECAWAYGMNIFDLHAWRNTNIRETYHSWMKENLKSNLTMWKLGTLPPSLIAFKGHVHPIDPFWHMLGLGYQNNTNIESVKKAAVIHYNGQSKPWLEIGFEHLRPFWTKYVNYSNDFIRNCHILDSV; encoded by the exons ATGCAGCTTCACATCTCTCCTAGCATGAGAAGCATCACTATATCTTCGAGCGGCAACAATGGATTTATTGACTCAATGAAGATCAAAGTCGCAGCTCGCCATATCTCTTATCGAACCCTTTTTCATACTATACTCATTCTTGCTTTCTTGTTACCTTTTGTATTCATTCTTACTGCTCTGGTTACGCTTGAAGGAGTCAATAAGTGCTCCTCATTTG ATTGTTTAGGTAGGCGGTTAGGACCAAGGCTTCTTGGAAGAGTAGATGATTCAGGG AGGCTTGTTAAAGACTTTTACAAGATACtcaatcaagtaaaaaatgagGAAATCCCAGATGGTGTAAAGCTTCCGGCTTCTTTTAATCACCTTGTTTCTGAAATGAAGAACAATCAGTATGATGCAAGGACATTTGCGTTCATGTTGAGGGCTATG ATGGAAAAGTTGGAAAGAGAAATTAGGGAATCTAAATTTGCAGAGCTGATGAACAAACACTTTGCTGCAAGTTCCATCCCCAAAAGCATCCACTGTCTCTCTCTACGTCTGACTGATGAATATTCTTCTAATGCTCATGCACGTACACAGTTGCCTTCTCCAGAGTTCCTTCCTTTGCTCTCTGACAACTCGTATCACCACTTTGTCCTCTCAACTGATAACATTTTGGCTGCCTCAGTTGTTGTCACTTCTACTGTCCAGTCATCTCTAAAGCCTGACAGGATAGTTTTTCACATCATCACTGACAAGAAAACCTATGCGGGTATGCATTCATGGTTTGCACTAAATCCAGCCTCCCCTGCTATTGTTGAAGTGAAGGGTGTTCACCAGTTTGACTGGTTAACAAGAGAGAATGTTCCAGTGCTTGAAGCTGTGGAGAATCATAATGGTATCAGGGATTATTACCATGGGAATCATATTGCAGGGGCAAATCTTAGTGATACAACACCTCGGAGATTTGCTTCTAAATTGCAGGCTAGAAGTCCGAAGTATATATCGTTACTTAACCATCTTCGGATATACATACCCGAG CTCTTTCCAAACCTCGACAAGGTGGTGTTTTTAGATGATGATGTTGTAATTCAGCATGATTTGTCTCCACTTTGGGAAATTGACCTTCAGGGAAAGGTCAATGGAGCCGTAGAAACTTGTAAAGGTGAAGATGAGTGGGTAATGTCCAAGCATCTCAAGAACTACTTCAATTTTTCACATCCCCTTATAGCAAAGAATTTGGACCCTGATGAATGTGCTTGGGCTTATGGAATGAATATATTTGATCTCCATGCATGGAGGAACACGAATATAAGAGAAACCTACCATTCCTGGATGAAAGAG AACCTGAAGTCAAACCTGACGATGTGGAAACTTGGAACCCTACCACCGTCTTTGATTGCCTTTAAAGGTCATGTTCATCCAATTGATCCATTCTGGCATATGCTTGGACTGGGATATCAGAATAATACAAATATCGAGAGTGTAAAGAAGGCTGCAGTTATTCACTACAATGGTCAGTCTAAACCTTGGCTGGAAATTGGCTTTGAGCATCTACGACCATTTTGGACCAAGTATGTGAATTACTCTAATGATTTTATAAGGAACTGCCACATCCTGGATTCAGTTTGA